In Sphingopyxis sp. FD7, a single window of DNA contains:
- the xseA gene encoding exodeoxyribonuclease VII large subunit, whose protein sequence is MAVPFPDEAPGDGTDARLLAEAAPGDNVPPLSVSQLSAAIKRTVEDGFARVRVRGELSGAKRAASGHFYAALKDDNALIDMVMWKGQAARLAFRPEDGIEVIATGKLTTYPGRSKYQLVVESMEVAGEGALMLLFEKLKARLGGEGLFDRDRKQPLPYLPRTIGVVTSPTGAVIRDILHRLADRCPSHVIVWPVLVQGEGAAAQVAAAIRGFDALAPGGKVARPDLVIVARGGGSIEDLWAFNEEVVVRAIADCRIPTISAVGHETDVTLADYAADMRAPTPTAAAEMAVPVRAELQAQLATWGGRMIGAANRQQALRGERLTALARHLPRRDALYAPQRQRLDDVGERLGRGQRQRLAMLGERLGARGAALRPALLARAWDRDRAKLDGLGRLLASLDPRALLSRGYAMVRDAGGAIVTSAAKARDAGHLRLQFADGELPVTVGEGGDPAPSSGPRPARKASPSAPKAGQGELF, encoded by the coding sequence ATGGCAGTTCCTTTTCCCGATGAGGCGCCCGGCGACGGCACCGACGCGCGGCTGTTAGCCGAGGCGGCGCCCGGCGACAATGTGCCGCCGCTGTCCGTCAGCCAATTGTCGGCGGCAATCAAGCGCACCGTCGAGGACGGTTTCGCGCGCGTGCGCGTGCGCGGCGAGCTGTCGGGGGCGAAGCGCGCGGCATCGGGGCATTTTTATGCGGCGCTGAAAGACGACAATGCCCTCATCGACATGGTGATGTGGAAGGGGCAGGCGGCGCGGCTCGCCTTCCGGCCCGAGGACGGAATCGAGGTGATCGCTACGGGTAAGCTCACCACCTATCCGGGGCGCTCCAAATATCAGCTCGTCGTCGAAAGCATGGAGGTCGCGGGCGAAGGCGCGCTGATGCTGCTCTTCGAGAAATTGAAGGCGCGGCTGGGCGGCGAGGGGCTGTTCGATCGCGACAGAAAGCAGCCGCTTCCCTATCTGCCGCGCACGATCGGCGTCGTGACCTCCCCCACCGGCGCGGTGATCCGCGACATTCTCCACCGCCTCGCCGACCGCTGCCCCAGCCATGTGATCGTCTGGCCGGTGCTCGTGCAGGGCGAAGGCGCCGCGGCGCAGGTCGCGGCGGCGATTCGCGGTTTCGACGCGCTCGCGCCCGGCGGGAAGGTAGCCCGCCCCGACCTGGTGATCGTCGCGCGCGGCGGCGGGTCGATCGAGGATCTGTGGGCGTTCAACGAGGAGGTCGTCGTGCGCGCGATCGCCGATTGCCGCATCCCGACGATCAGCGCGGTGGGGCATGAAACCGACGTGACGCTCGCCGACTATGCCGCCGATATGCGCGCGCCGACGCCGACCGCCGCCGCCGAGATGGCGGTGCCGGTGCGCGCCGAACTGCAAGCGCAGCTGGCGACGTGGGGCGGGCGGATGATCGGCGCCGCGAACCGGCAGCAGGCTTTGCGGGGCGAGCGGCTGACGGCGCTCGCGCGGCACCTGCCGCGGCGCGACGCGCTCTATGCGCCGCAGCGCCAGCGGCTCGACGATGTCGGCGAGCGGCTGGGCCGCGGACAAAGGCAGCGGCTGGCGATGCTGGGCGAGCGGCTTGGCGCGCGCGGCGCGGCGCTGCGCCCGGCCCTGCTTGCGCGCGCGTGGGACCGCGACCGCGCGAAGCTCGACGGGCTGGGGCGCCTGCTCGCCTCGCTCGACCCGCGCGCACTCTTGTCGCGCGGCTATGCGATGGTGCGCGATGCTGGCGGAGCGATCGTGACCAGCGCGGCGAAGGCGCGCGACGCGGGGCATCTGCGGCTCCAGTTCGCCGACGGCGAGCTGCCCGTGACGGTCGGGGAGGGGGGTGATCCGGCGCCATCGTCTGGACCGCGCCCGGCGCGCAAGGCATCGCCGTCTGCGCCGAAAGCGGGGCAGGGCGAGCTGTTCTGA
- a CDS encoding TonB-dependent receptor domain-containing protein, which translates to MKKTHYSKLKLGAAPLVLSVALVSAPAYAQDAEEGATGSSEIVVTGTLIRNPNLEQSTPVNVTTADTIELKQSNVAEEVLRELPGVVANIGSAVNNGNGGASYVDLRGLGSIRNIVLLNGNRVAPSDVNGRVDLNNIPLALIERVDALTGAAVTTYGADAITGVVNFVTKRDFAGLEVTASNQITERGDGHIFRVDATIGANFDDGRGNAVLSIGYQQADPVYQGARPFSENTLDSYSNSFIGSGTSVPSRFAGTRPLTAAGTPNTLPESIFTGNYDANGNPIYVANPGGATNGGLRQVNAAGAGVGTFATYNFNPFNIFQTPFERFNIYAQANYEVSDSVEVYTRGMFSKNTVSTIIAPSGSFGGTVPINLNNPFLPATLRDQFCAFDVNPRPDIYTPRFTPAECAAAATATGRSDPNYREIGQGGFVAFDVNNDGVISAGEGYNRNPAVTLNRRTPEVGPRISDYQTTFFDYRVGARGGITDSIDWSIEGAYGESENIQTIQNYTLQSRFREASLSNDGVTCQSGNAACVPVNLFGPEGSITPEMADYLSENSTTTNRTSLAQVRAIVSGDLGFASPGAVQPIGFALGGEYRKYTAQQASDLLAKTPGELGGAGGAAPDIDGAYDVYEAYAEIVAPLIEDKPFFESLTLEAGVRYSDYSIRGAGGYDTWTWKAGGSWEPGAGVKFRGNYSRAVRAPNIGELFTPQTVGLTNLGIDPCAGAAPTGDANLRAVCIAQGAPVGTIGSITNPTAAQANITVGGNLNLQPEKADTWTIGLVWQPDFLPRFNMSIDYYNIKINDVLGTPLPGDIIAACFDNITAASASDPACTSIRRDPITGGLDGDPSITPGLLGLTNNQGRLFTDGIDLLMNYSTDLGFASLDWSFVGNWTNSSKFNANVASPDSLNRECVGYYSVNCSFTGSIQPEFQFSNRFTLGFDKVDLSLLWRWIDRVDFEPQQLADDIAAAVAAGTSPTTGCPDPTGTDPNGCVVDPQFRSVKAQHYFDLTARFNVSENLVFTATVQNLLDNKPPLLGNTIGSTTYNSGNTYPSTYDALGRRYAVSAKLKF; encoded by the coding sequence GTGAAGAAAACCCACTATTCCAAGCTGAAACTGGGTGCTGCGCCGCTCGTGCTGAGCGTCGCCCTGGTTTCGGCTCCTGCCTATGCGCAGGACGCCGAGGAAGGCGCTACCGGCAGCAGCGAAATCGTTGTCACCGGCACGCTGATCCGCAACCCGAACCTCGAACAGTCGACGCCGGTCAACGTCACGACCGCCGACACGATCGAGCTGAAGCAGTCGAACGTCGCCGAAGAGGTTCTGCGCGAACTGCCGGGTGTCGTCGCCAACATCGGTTCGGCGGTCAACAACGGTAACGGCGGTGCGTCGTACGTCGACCTTCGCGGTCTCGGTTCGATCCGCAACATCGTGCTGCTGAACGGCAACCGCGTTGCGCCGTCGGACGTCAACGGCCGCGTCGACCTCAACAACATCCCGCTCGCGCTGATCGAGCGCGTCGATGCGCTGACCGGCGCGGCGGTGACCACCTATGGCGCCGACGCGATCACCGGCGTTGTCAACTTCGTCACCAAGCGCGACTTCGCGGGCCTGGAAGTCACTGCGTCGAACCAGATCACCGAACGCGGCGATGGCCATATCTTCCGCGTCGACGCCACGATCGGCGCGAACTTCGACGACGGTCGCGGCAACGCGGTGCTGAGCATCGGTTACCAGCAGGCCGACCCCGTCTATCAAGGCGCGCGTCCCTTCTCGGAGAACACGCTCGACAGCTATTCGAACAGCTTCATCGGTTCGGGCACCTCGGTTCCGTCGCGTTTCGCCGGCACCCGTCCGCTGACCGCGGCTGGTACGCCGAACACGCTGCCCGAATCGATCTTCACGGGCAACTATGACGCAAACGGCAACCCCATCTACGTCGCGAACCCCGGTGGCGCCACCAACGGCGGTCTGCGCCAGGTCAATGCGGCGGGTGCGGGCGTCGGTACTTTCGCGACCTATAACTTCAACCCGTTCAACATCTTCCAGACGCCGTTCGAGCGCTTCAACATCTACGCTCAGGCCAATTATGAAGTGTCGGACTCGGTTGAAGTCTATACGCGCGGCATGTTCTCGAAGAACACCGTTTCGACGATCATCGCCCCCTCGGGTTCGTTCGGCGGCACGGTGCCGATCAACCTGAACAACCCCTTCCTGCCGGCGACGCTGCGCGACCAGTTCTGTGCATTCGACGTCAATCCGCGTCCGGACATTTACACGCCACGCTTCACGCCGGCTGAGTGCGCCGCGGCGGCGACCGCGACGGGGCGCTCGGATCCGAACTATCGTGAGATTGGACAGGGCGGTTTCGTCGCGTTCGACGTCAACAACGACGGCGTGATCTCGGCCGGTGAAGGCTACAACCGCAATCCTGCCGTCACGCTGAACCGTCGTACGCCCGAAGTCGGTCCGCGTATCAGCGACTATCAGACGACCTTCTTCGACTATCGCGTCGGCGCCCGCGGCGGCATCACCGACTCGATCGACTGGAGCATCGAAGGCGCTTATGGTGAGTCGGAAAATATCCAGACGATTCAGAACTATACGCTGCAGTCGCGGTTCCGCGAAGCCTCGCTTTCAAACGACGGTGTGACCTGTCAGAGCGGCAATGCCGCGTGCGTTCCGGTCAATCTGTTCGGCCCCGAAGGCTCGATCACGCCCGAAATGGCCGATTATCTGTCGGAAAACAGCACGACGACCAACCGCACCTCGCTGGCGCAGGTTCGTGCGATCGTCTCGGGCGACCTCGGCTTCGCCTCGCCGGGCGCGGTTCAGCCGATCGGCTTCGCGCTGGGCGGCGAATATCGCAAATATACCGCGCAGCAGGCGTCGGACCTGCTCGCCAAGACGCCGGGCGAACTCGGCGGCGCCGGCGGTGCGGCTCCGGACATCGACGGCGCCTATGACGTCTATGAAGCCTATGCCGAAATCGTCGCGCCGCTGATCGAGGACAAGCCTTTCTTTGAAAGCCTGACCCTCGAAGCCGGTGTGCGCTATTCGGATTACAGCATCCGCGGCGCCGGTGGCTATGACACCTGGACCTGGAAAGCCGGCGGCAGCTGGGAACCGGGCGCGGGTGTCAAGTTCCGCGGTAACTACAGCCGCGCGGTTCGCGCGCCGAACATCGGCGAGCTGTTCACTCCGCAGACGGTTGGCCTCACCAACCTCGGCATCGACCCCTGCGCCGGAGCGGCGCCGACGGGTGACGCCAACCTGCGCGCGGTCTGTATCGCGCAGGGCGCTCCAGTCGGAACCATCGGTTCGATCACCAACCCGACCGCGGCGCAGGCCAATATCACGGTCGGCGGTAACCTGAACCTGCAGCCCGAAAAGGCGGACACCTGGACGATTGGTCTGGTCTGGCAGCCGGACTTCCTGCCGCGCTTCAACATGTCGATCGACTATTACAACATCAAGATCAACGACGTGTTGGGCACCCCGCTGCCGGGCGACATCATCGCCGCCTGTTTCGACAATATCACGGCGGCGAGCGCAAGCGACCCCGCCTGTACGTCGATCCGCCGCGACCCGATCACCGGCGGTCTCGACGGCGACCCGTCGATCACGCCGGGCCTGCTTGGCCTGACGAACAACCAGGGCCGCCTGTTCACCGACGGTATCGACCTGTTGATGAACTACAGCACCGACCTTGGCTTCGCCAGCCTCGACTGGTCGTTCGTCGGCAACTGGACGAACAGCTCGAAGTTCAACGCCAATGTCGCCAGCCCGGATTCGCTCAACCGCGAATGCGTCGGCTATTACAGCGTGAACTGCTCGTTCACCGGCTCGATCCAGCCGGAGTTCCAGTTCTCGAACCGCTTCACGCTGGGCTTCGACAAGGTTGACCTGTCGCTGCTGTGGCGCTGGATCGACCGGGTCGATTTCGAACCTCAGCAGCTGGCCGACGACATCGCCGCGGCGGTTGCTGCCGGCACGAGCCCGACCACCGGTTGCCCGGATCCGACGGGGACCGATCCGAACGGCTGCGTCGTCGATCCGCAGTTCCGCTCGGTCAAGGCGCAGCACTATTTCGACCTGACGGCGCGTTTCAACGTCAGCGAGAATCTGGTGTTCACCGCGACGGTGCAGAACCTGCTCGACAACAAGCCGCCGCTGCTTGGCAACACGATCGGTTCGACCACCTACAACAGCGGCAACACCTATCCGTCGACCTACGACGCGCTGGGCCGCCGCTACGCGGTGTCGGCGAAGCTGAAGTTCTAG
- a CDS encoding M23 family metallopeptidase — translation MSLWTHWRRGAVVALLATAACVPVAERESRPAPPPAAPPVPAPPPPQRVRHDLVLTGAAEQGAVITGRASPGVRSLTLDGAPVPVARDGAFLLGFDRDAGTEAELVATFADGQRIVRPIAVAAGRWRIEHVDAPWRGGATSDADFARRRPAELAAIAAARAKAVESDGWRQAFRWPVTGRLSGFFGAQRIYRGKAGAYHSGTDIAVPAGTPFVAPADGVVTLAAETPFTLEGHLLIVDHGMGLSSAFLHCQRLDVKVGDRVVQGQRLGTVGRTGRATGPHMHWGLTWRGKRLDPGKLAGPIGD, via the coding sequence ATGAGCTTGTGGACGCACTGGCGCCGCGGTGCGGTCGTCGCGCTGTTGGCGACGGCAGCCTGCGTTCCCGTGGCGGAGCGCGAAAGCCGTCCCGCGCCGCCGCCCGCTGCGCCGCCCGTTCCCGCACCGCCGCCGCCCCAGCGGGTGCGCCATGATCTCGTCCTGACGGGCGCCGCCGAACAGGGCGCCGTCATCACCGGGCGCGCGTCGCCCGGCGTGCGCAGCCTGACCTTGGACGGCGCGCCGGTCCCGGTGGCGCGCGACGGGGCTTTCCTGCTCGGCTTCGATCGCGATGCGGGGACCGAGGCCGAGCTGGTCGCGACCTTTGCCGACGGGCAGCGTATCGTGCGGCCGATCGCGGTCGCCGCGGGACGCTGGCGAATCGAGCATGTGGATGCGCCCTGGCGCGGCGGCGCAACGAGCGACGCCGATTTCGCGCGCCGCCGCCCCGCCGAACTGGCGGCGATCGCGGCGGCGCGTGCGAAGGCGGTCGAATCGGACGGCTGGCGGCAGGCGTTCCGCTGGCCGGTGACGGGGCGATTGTCGGGCTTTTTCGGGGCGCAGCGCATCTATCGGGGCAAGGCGGGCGCCTATCACAGCGGCACCGACATCGCGGTCCCCGCGGGAACGCCCTTCGTCGCGCCGGCCGACGGGGTGGTCACGCTCGCCGCCGAGACGCCCTTCACGCTGGAGGGCCATCTGCTGATCGTCGATCACGGCATGGGGCTGTCGAGCGCCTTCCTCCATTGCCAGCGGCTCGACGTGAAGGTCGGCGATCGTGTCGTGCAGGGGCAAAGGCTGGGCACCGTCGGCCGCACCGGGCGCGCGACGGGGCCGCACATGCACTGGGGGCTGACGTGGCGGGGCAAGCGGCTCGACCCCGGCAAGCTCGCGGGACCGATCGGCGATTGA
- the purD gene encoding phosphoribosylamine--glycine ligase, giving the protein MNILLIGSGGREHALSWQLAQSPSCAKLYAAPGNPGIELHAECVPIAADDLDGLIVFVRAHAIDFVVVGPEAPLVAGLADRLRAIGVSVFGPSAAAARLEGSKGFTKDLCARAGIPTAVYVRCTGADEALAALDRFAIPVVIKADGLAAGKGVVIAETRADAEAAIADMFAGAFGGAGAEVVIEEYMTGEEASFFALSDGQDVIAFGSAQDHKRVGDGDTGPNTGGMGAYSPAPVLTPDLEAAVMDRIIRPTVGTLAADGTPYVGVLFAGLMLTADGPKLIEYNCRFGDPECQVLMMRFRGDLAALLHAAATGALAAAEPPAFLHDYALTVVMAAKGYPGAPEKGGAIRRIADAEAGGVRVFHAGTAREDRTLVAAGGRVLNVTATGKSVTEAQTRAYAALDRIDFPTGFCRRDIGWREVAREAK; this is encoded by the coding sequence ATGAATATCCTGCTCATCGGGTCGGGGGGCCGCGAACATGCGTTGAGCTGGCAACTGGCACAATCGCCAAGCTGCGCCAAGCTCTATGCCGCGCCGGGCAACCCGGGAATCGAACTCCACGCCGAATGCGTGCCGATCGCCGCCGACGATCTCGATGGCCTGATCGTCTTCGTGCGCGCGCACGCGATCGACTTCGTCGTCGTCGGTCCCGAAGCGCCGCTCGTCGCGGGCCTTGCCGACCGGCTGCGCGCCATCGGCGTGTCGGTCTTCGGTCCCTCGGCCGCCGCGGCGCGACTCGAAGGGTCAAAGGGCTTTACCAAGGATCTGTGTGCGCGCGCGGGCATCCCCACCGCCGTCTATGTCCGCTGCACCGGCGCCGACGAAGCGCTTGCCGCCCTCGACCGCTTTGCGATTCCCGTGGTCATCAAGGCCGACGGCCTCGCCGCGGGCAAGGGTGTCGTCATCGCCGAAACGCGCGCCGACGCCGAGGCGGCGATCGCCGACATGTTCGCCGGCGCCTTCGGCGGCGCGGGCGCTGAGGTGGTGATCGAGGAATATATGACCGGCGAGGAGGCGAGCTTCTTCGCGCTCTCCGACGGCCAGGACGTGATCGCCTTTGGCAGCGCGCAGGACCACAAGCGCGTCGGCGACGGCGATACCGGCCCGAACACCGGCGGCATGGGCGCCTACAGCCCCGCCCCCGTGCTCACCCCCGATCTCGAAGCCGCGGTGATGGACCGCATCATCCGCCCGACGGTGGGGACGCTCGCCGCCGACGGCACGCCCTATGTCGGCGTCCTCTTTGCCGGGCTGATGCTCACCGCCGACGGGCCGAAGCTCATCGAATATAATTGCCGTTTCGGCGATCCCGAATGCCAGGTGCTGATGATGCGCTTCCGCGGCGATCTTGCCGCGCTGCTCCACGCCGCCGCGACGGGCGCGCTCGCCGCGGCCGAACCGCCCGCCTTTTTGCACGACTATGCGCTCACCGTCGTGATGGCGGCCAAAGGCTATCCGGGCGCCCCCGAAAAAGGCGGCGCGATACGCCGCATCGCCGATGCCGAGGCGGGGGGCGTGCGCGTCTTCCACGCCGGCACCGCGCGCGAGGATCGCACGCTCGTCGCCGCGGGCGGGCGCGTGCTGAATGTCACCGCGACGGGAAAAAGCGTGACCGAGGCGCAGACGCGCGCCTATGCCGCGCTCGACCGGATCGACTTTCCGACCGGCTTCTGCCGCCGCGACATCGGCTGGCGCGAAGTCGCGCGCGAGGCGAAATAA
- the clpB gene encoding ATP-dependent chaperone ClpB has translation MNLEKFTDRAKGFLQAAQTIAIRMNHQRIAPEHIAKALLDDNQGMAAGLIAGSGGDTARAVQGIDALLAKIPAVSGSGAQATPGLDNDAVRLLDQAEQVAAKAGSEYVAVQNILLAMVLAPGTPVGKVFADAGVAPEALNAAIAKLTGGRTADTASAEDRYDALQKFARDLTQVAREGRLDPVIGRDEEIRRTVQILARRTKNNPVLIGEPGVGKTAIAEGLALRIVNGDVPDSLKDRRLLALDMGALIAGAKYRGEFEERLKGVLDDVKAAEGEIILFIDEMHTLVGAGKSEGAMDASNLLKPALARGELHCIGATTLDEYRKHVEKDPALQRRFQPVFVGEPTVEDSISILRGIKEKYELHHGVRITDGAIVAAATLSNRYISDRFLPDKAIDLMDEAASRIRMEVESKPEEIENLDRRIIQMKIEEAALGKESDAASKDRLAALQAELANLEQQSAELTQKWQAEKDKIHAEARIKEELDAARSALEQAQRAGDLGRAGELSYGTIPALEKRLAEAEAISGNAMLREEVTADDIAAVVSRWTGIPVDRMMEGEREKLLGMEEALGRRVIGQDEAVRAVSTAVRRARAGLQDPNRPLGSFLFLGPTGVGKTELTKALARFLFDDDNAMVRIDMSEYMEKHSVARLVGAPPGYVGYEEGGTLTEAVRRRPYQVVLFDEVEKAHGDVFNILLQVLDDGRLTDGQGRTVDFTNTLIILTSNLGSQAIAALPDDAPVEQAEPAVMEVVRAHFRPEFLNRLDEIVLFHRLGQQHMGGIVDIQVARVQKLLADRKVTLDLTDAARAWLGRVGYDPVYGARPLKRAVQKYLQDPLADLILKGEVKDGSTVRVDEGDGGLALTAA, from the coding sequence ATGAACCTCGAAAAATTCACCGACCGCGCCAAGGGCTTTTTGCAGGCGGCGCAGACGATCGCGATCCGCATGAATCACCAGCGGATCGCGCCCGAACATATCGCCAAGGCGCTGCTCGACGACAATCAGGGCATGGCGGCGGGGCTGATCGCGGGCAGCGGCGGCGATACCGCGCGCGCCGTGCAGGGCATCGACGCGCTGCTCGCCAAGATTCCCGCCGTGTCGGGATCGGGCGCGCAGGCGACGCCGGGGCTCGACAATGACGCCGTGCGCCTGCTCGACCAGGCCGAACAGGTCGCCGCCAAGGCCGGCAGCGAATATGTCGCCGTCCAGAATATCCTGCTCGCGATGGTGCTGGCGCCCGGCACGCCGGTGGGCAAGGTCTTTGCCGACGCGGGCGTCGCGCCCGAGGCGCTCAATGCCGCGATCGCCAAGCTGACCGGCGGGCGCACCGCCGACACCGCCTCGGCCGAGGATCGCTACGATGCGCTCCAGAAATTCGCGCGCGACCTTACCCAGGTCGCGCGCGAGGGCAGGCTCGACCCCGTGATCGGCCGCGATGAGGAAATTCGCCGCACCGTGCAGATCCTCGCGCGCCGCACCAAGAACAACCCCGTGCTCATCGGCGAACCCGGCGTCGGCAAGACCGCGATCGCCGAGGGCCTTGCGCTGCGCATCGTCAATGGCGACGTGCCCGACAGTCTGAAGGACCGCCGCCTGCTCGCGCTGGACATGGGCGCGCTGATCGCGGGCGCCAAATATCGCGGCGAGTTCGAGGAGCGCCTCAAGGGCGTGCTCGACGATGTGAAAGCCGCCGAGGGCGAAATCATCCTTTTCATCGACGAGATGCACACGCTGGTCGGCGCGGGCAAATCCGAAGGCGCGATGGACGCCTCGAACCTTTTGAAGCCGGCGCTCGCGCGCGGTGAACTGCACTGCATCGGTGCAACCACGCTCGACGAATATCGCAAGCATGTCGAAAAAGACCCCGCGCTTCAGCGGCGCTTCCAGCCCGTTTTCGTCGGCGAGCCGACGGTCGAGGATTCGATCTCGATCCTGCGCGGGATCAAGGAGAAGTACGAGCTGCACCACGGCGTGCGCATCACCGATGGCGCGATCGTCGCCGCGGCGACGCTGTCGAACCGCTATATTTCCGACCGCTTCCTGCCCGACAAGGCGATCGACCTGATGGACGAGGCCGCGAGCCGCATCCGCATGGAGGTCGAATCGAAACCCGAGGAAATCGAGAACCTCGACCGCCGCATCATCCAGATGAAGATCGAGGAAGCCGCGCTCGGCAAGGAGAGCGACGCGGCATCGAAGGATCGGCTCGCCGCGCTCCAGGCCGAGCTCGCCAACCTCGAACAGCAGTCCGCCGAACTCACGCAGAAATGGCAGGCCGAAAAGGACAAGATCCACGCCGAGGCCAGGATCAAGGAAGAACTCGACGCGGCGCGCTCGGCGCTCGAACAGGCGCAGCGCGCGGGCGACCTCGGACGCGCGGGCGAGCTGAGCTATGGCACGATCCCCGCGCTCGAAAAGAGGCTCGCCGAGGCCGAGGCCATATCGGGCAATGCGATGCTGCGCGAGGAAGTCACCGCCGACGACATCGCCGCCGTGGTGAGCCGCTGGACCGGCATCCCCGTCGACCGGATGATGGAGGGCGAGCGCGAAAAATTGCTCGGCATGGAAGAGGCGCTGGGCAGGCGCGTCATCGGCCAGGACGAAGCGGTGCGCGCCGTCTCAACCGCGGTGCGCCGCGCACGCGCGGGGCTGCAAGACCCCAATCGTCCGCTCGGCAGCTTCCTCTTTCTCGGCCCCACGGGCGTCGGCAAGACGGAGCTTACCAAGGCGCTGGCGCGTTTCCTGTTCGACGACGACAATGCGATGGTGCGCATCGACATGTCCGAATATATGGAAAAGCACAGCGTCGCGCGGCTCGTCGGCGCGCCGCCGGGCTATGTCGGCTATGAAGAGGGCGGGACGCTCACCGAAGCGGTGCGCCGCCGCCCCTATCAGGTCGTCCTCTTCGACGAGGTCGAAAAGGCGCATGGCGACGTGTTCAACATCTTGCTTCAGGTGCTCGACGACGGGCGCCTGACCGACGGGCAGGGGCGAACGGTCGATTTCACCAACACGCTCATCATCCTGACCTCGAACCTCGGCAGCCAGGCGATCGCCGCGCTTCCCGACGACGCGCCGGTCGAACAGGCCGAGCCCGCGGTCATGGAGGTGGTGCGCGCGCATTTCCGGCCCGAGTTCCTGAACCGGCTCGACGAGATCGTGCTGTTCCACCGCCTGGGGCAGCAGCATATGGGCGGGATCGTCGACATTCAGGTCGCGCGCGTGCAGAAACTGCTCGCCGACCGCAAGGTGACGCTCGATCTCACCGACGCCGCGCGCGCGTGGCTCGGCCGCGTCGGTTACGATCCGGTCTATGGCGCGCGGCCGCTGAAGCGCGCGGTGCAGAAATATCTGCAAGACCCGCTCGCCGACCTGATCCTGAAGGGCGAGGTCAAGGACGGATCGACGGTGCGGGTCGATGAGGGCGACGGCGGGCTGGCGCTGACCGCGGCCTGA
- a CDS encoding aspartyl/asparaginyl beta-hydroxylase domain-containing protein produces the protein MASMGMASATPPVPAVEANRRGIAALQAGDHAAAAQHFAAAIAADPHSGALQRNLASAWRALGDDAGELAALDAALAIDRRDLIAWIRKGERHEARGEMGPALAAWSAAVALGAQLDPVPPPLAPLLAHGEDFVTRATGAMFAAASAAFEDMRGDLTETEARRGEAFVASALGRRRIYRNECAGVYYPFLPADEFFDRGHFPWFAEIEAQTDAIRAELRALLADPGDALRPYVRMEAGAPDTIWSPLDNRLDWGACFLWEYGEPNQPVLDRCPATAAALAAVPGASIPGRAPSAFFSMLKPHTRIPPHTGVTNTRAIVHLPLIVPPGCGFRVGGETREWQEGVAFAFDDTIEHEAWNDSDELRAVLIFDVWNPHMTAGERELLLRYFASADASGYAVPR, from the coding sequence ATGGCAAGCATGGGTATGGCCAGCGCAACTCCTCCCGTCCCTGCCGTCGAAGCGAACCGTCGAGGCATTGCAGCCTTGCAGGCCGGGGATCATGCAGCGGCCGCGCAGCATTTTGCCGCCGCCATCGCCGCCGACCCGCATTCGGGCGCGTTGCAGCGCAATCTGGCGTCGGCGTGGCGTGCGCTCGGCGACGATGCGGGGGAACTCGCTGCGCTTGATGCAGCGCTGGCGATCGATCGTCGCGATCTGATCGCATGGATACGCAAGGGCGAACGACATGAAGCGCGCGGCGAGATGGGGCCGGCGCTGGCCGCGTGGAGCGCCGCCGTCGCCCTTGGCGCACAGCTCGATCCGGTGCCGCCGCCGCTCGCGCCGCTGCTTGCGCATGGAGAGGATTTCGTCACCCGGGCGACGGGCGCGATGTTCGCCGCCGCATCGGCGGCGTTTGAAGACATGCGCGGCGACCTGACCGAAACCGAGGCGCGGCGCGGTGAAGCATTTGTCGCGAGCGCGCTTGGACGCCGTCGCATCTATCGCAACGAATGCGCCGGGGTCTATTATCCCTTCCTGCCCGCCGACGAGTTTTTCGATCGGGGCCATTTTCCCTGGTTCGCCGAGATCGAGGCGCAAACCGACGCGATTCGGGCCGAACTACGGGCGTTGCTTGCCGATCCGGGCGACGCGCTCCGGCCCTATGTGCGGATGGAGGCGGGGGCGCCGGATACGATCTGGTCGCCGCTCGACAACCGGCTCGACTGGGGCGCCTGCTTTCTGTGGGAATATGGCGAACCCAACCAGCCGGTGCTCGATCGCTGCCCGGCGACGGCGGCGGCGCTCGCCGCCGTTCCGGGTGCAAGCATTCCAGGCCGGGCGCCGAGCGCCTTCTTCTCGATGCTGAAACCGCACACGCGCATTCCGCCGCACACCGGCGTCACGAACACGCGCGCGATCGTGCATCTGCCGCTGATCGTGCCGCCGGGTTGCGGCTTTCGGGTAGGGGGAGAGACGCGCGAGTGGCAGGAGGGTGTCGCCTTTGCCTTTGACGATACGATCGAACATGAAGCATGGAACGACAGCGACGAGCTGCGTGCGGTTCTGATTTTCGACGTATGGAATCCGCACATGACCGCGGGCGAACGCGAACTGCTGCTGCGCTATTTCGCGTCGGCCGATGCGTCGGGTTATGCGGTGCCGCGCTAG
- a CDS encoding DUF2093 domain-containing protein, whose translation MLIASRNRLARLHYGPNGFRVLAPGDHVLCAVTGVPIGLDELRYWSVARQEAYASAAISVQAELDAARTE comes from the coding sequence ATGTTGATCGCCAGCCGTAACCGCCTTGCCCGCCTCCACTATGGGCCGAACGGCTTTCGCGTGCTGGCGCCCGGCGACCATGTGCTGTGCGCGGTGACCGGCGTGCCGATCGGGCTCGACGAGCTTCGCTACTGGTCGGTGGCGCGGCAGGAAGCCTATGCGAGCGCGGCGATATCGGTGCAGGCGGAACTGGACGCCGCGCGCACGGAATGA